One Leptolyngbya sp. SIO1E4 genomic region harbors:
- a CDS encoding CHAT domain-containing protein produces the protein MPQPPGVAQLVPDGSTATQIQSGVEVEGLPSDLIEGGTVRDSNLFHSFQDFNVEFGRGVYFTTVEDIRNILTRVTGGNVSNIDGTLGVLGSADLFLINPNGIIFGPNAQLDISGSFVGSTAASIVFENYEFSAADTDTPPLLTLSVPLGLRMGTNPGSLEVNQATLSVDQALTLAAGVLDVSGDLQAGGDITLRGQERRLAEGAFTTGGYFFTQDLDGNNVDFLIPHGNVIWADGDVQFSDDYAGPSLYVLAGGQVTVGDGLGSLEITDAGAAPSSVTATIADGVGGAQAVTVSATDEPTLDIRAGVDWSPLPGGAPGNENRSDAQVVFGNETGASGATSANILAGEIVNTGGRVVLSNLFSPNEALAGAIQVEVIDTSTSIDAVSNLQTGPVIGTDGGDILISGRGDVVTEELTSRSDIILADEDGNASDRDVVGGNGGDIAITTLGDVTSSFIAALSFTINDSGTSTAGDGGDITLSSINGDITVTDTLDSSSYLLVTEGDVTGGDGGDITIATNTGDITTAFVETAAIANTEVGDAVGGQSGNLSLRTTSGDITMSSPIPIDDLARVSASAVTESTEGDVTGGVGGDVTFATDTGNITTTFLESVAITETNIGDAVGGQGGNLSFSTTSGDITMNATFSTNFVATYSNTSTNVGNVRGGDSGSISVTTVSGNFRTVGVAPSGDSLIFTASSFALLGDDSTTEEIIGGNGGDIAISTISGDVDTASLTSYSFSYSSSELFSGNITGGNAGDVAISTVSGNVTAESIDAISLSGPSDGNVRGGNGGNITVSTTTGDIALRQSDIDSFAFVSTGLAGNGGDIRITTEQGNLIGIGENSPSLRTFAISDSGFGTGNGGNVTLAAQNQITNLNIFTLASAAEAGTVEVTGSGDLVLDNVNTVTSTAIELDIPGEETITFEEGSISQSGDVTITGASDLTFTNSRIESTTQGPNPAGDVRIESPGLITFQGNSQISSNTNSTGNAGAIQIESDTGIVLTGPEVSLAAISNGDGSAGNIDLNAPDITVEQGAEISTVTTADGRAGDIRLDTETLNLTNGSRILAASSGAGDGGEIVVNAATAVNLGEGVQDFAPIISVETSGSGRAGDITINTPTFTLSETARITATATETATNTEVGGSITLNASEMDLAGVVGIFAETEGQAPAGILTLQPFDANFEQDAPQFDPELNVTLAPGAEISASTSGTGQGGGLQIFAPEAITIAGPGRLAVETRGAGDGGDIEIRTRQLTLTDGVEVSASTFADAPVPLIETTTVETVELVDAPPDAVEVGDAGQTVDTIQVASDQPGTPLESISGSLSEEGDVDLYQIYLSGNGTFSASTVGGAEIDTQLFLFGAPDGLGIYGNDDDGSLQSTLPAQTILTPTEAGTYYLAVSAFGDSPLSEAGEEIFPDGDFNAVKAPTGPGGTLPLADWTGFGDQVGDYTISLTGVEVEPIAITTLTEVENVIGFQEPGDAGDINIFADTFNLTNGATLQTNTEGIGAAGTIALTIDDTLNLDQGEIAANTSATASGRGGNIEVDAGRVQLSDSRLTVNSQGQGIGGDILVVADSLFLEQRSAIDAATASSDGGNITLNLEEVLLLSDQSEITATAGIAGGEGDGGNIDINAEFVVAAPDGPNRITANAFGGDGGNITISTTALLGEQFLEISASSRFGLDGSITIDSPDIDPANSLVELPSNLVDASRLIADACPVDGSHGRSQFVATGRGGLPTLPTSYPTGTLLLPDLGPLATTPPDAPTTNRQEAQSLSIAANGDIVLAANPASALDSLLWDARQAYQHADYATAAALWREAVEALAHSNDPVAYASTLSNLALAHHHLGEWEQAQGAIATTQQVLTTELATAHPWLVAQTFNTQASLQLARGDAQAALDVWQQAADAYAQAGNAGGELRVLLNQTQAWQSLGFYPRAEAQLEAIATALTEQPPSSVQALTLLNLGTVLRARGETERSQQILESALSVTQTLNEPTLASTIQLNLGHTAQAQTNTDQALAYYQAAAAAAPTPVVQLQAQVSQLDILATQNAAAAQTLWSDISHTLQTHPLLASRDAIYVQLHLAVTLLQADATLASPDQIMSLLLTAGQQAQRLEDTTAQTYTLGYQAQVYRQTQQWAEAQSLTEKALQQAQVLESPEMIYQWAEQLGQLRREQGDRAGAIAAYTEAVNALSSLRGDLIASGDEVQFTFRDTVEPVYRELVKLLLQGDVEHAVDPANLIEARRLIENLQLAEVQDYFQDACVTATTIEADDVDPTAAVIYPILLDDRLDVIVSVAGQPMHHHSTPIAAEQVEQTAHQLLETLTTALGSGQDSTTQKLQQVYNWILAPVAATLEQQQIETLVFVADGILRTLPLTALHDGEQYLMERYNVVSSPGLNLLDPRPLERQDLQMLAGGLSESRPGFPPLPFVADELQQITTQIPNHQVLFNQNLTKENLAGSLATVPAGVVHLATHGTFGTSAEETFILTWDGKLTIKELGSLLQTRNRSSNTPIELLVFSACRTAAGDSRAVLGIAGMAIRSGVRSTLAGLWPLDDQATAVFMEHFYEALAQPEATKGEAFRQAQLALMQDPRFSTPYYWSPFVMVGNWL, from the coding sequence TTGCCCCAGCCGCCAGGGGTAGCCCAACTTGTTCCCGATGGCTCGACGGCAACCCAAATTCAGTCGGGTGTAGAGGTGGAGGGACTCCCCTCCGATTTGATTGAAGGGGGCACGGTACGCGACAGCAACCTGTTTCATAGCTTTCAAGACTTTAATGTTGAGTTTGGTCGCGGTGTTTACTTCACCACCGTAGAAGACATCCGCAACATTCTGACGCGGGTGACAGGGGGCAATGTTTCCAACATTGACGGCACTTTGGGCGTGTTGGGGAGTGCTGATTTGTTCCTCATCAACCCGAACGGCATCATCTTTGGCCCCAATGCCCAACTGGATATAAGTGGTTCGTTTGTAGGCAGTACGGCGGCGAGTATTGTCTTCGAGAATTACGAGTTTAGTGCAGCCGATACCGATACGCCGCCACTGTTGACGTTGAGCGTGCCCTTGGGGTTACGGATGGGAACGAATCCAGGCTCCCTTGAGGTTAACCAGGCGACCTTATCGGTTGATCAGGCCCTGACGTTGGCAGCAGGTGTTTTGGATGTCAGCGGTGACCTGCAGGCTGGAGGCGACATCACGCTCCGGGGGCAGGAGCGCCGTCTGGCGGAAGGGGCGTTTACGACGGGGGGATATTTCTTCACCCAGGACTTGGATGGAAACAACGTTGATTTCTTGATTCCCCATGGAAACGTGATTTGGGCTGACGGGGATGTGCAGTTCAGTGACGACTATGCAGGCCCTTCGCTGTATGTGCTGGCGGGGGGACAGGTCACGGTTGGTGACGGGTTAGGTAGCCTGGAAATTACTGACGCAGGGGCTGCACCGAGCAGTGTGACCGCAACGATCGCTGATGGAGTTGGGGGCGCGCAGGCAGTCACGGTCAGCGCCACGGATGAGCCCACGCTGGATATTCGAGCGGGGGTGGATTGGAGTCCGCTGCCGGGTGGAGCACCGGGAAATGAAAACCGGAGCGATGCCCAGGTGGTGTTTGGTAATGAAACGGGAGCCAGTGGTGCGACGAGCGCCAATATCCTGGCCGGTGAAATCGTGAACACCGGGGGCAGGGTGGTGTTGAGCAACCTCTTCTCACCCAATGAAGCCTTAGCGGGCGCAATTCAAGTTGAGGTCATTGATACCAGTACTTCTATCGATGCAGTCAGTAATCTCCAAACCGGACCCGTGATCGGAACGGATGGCGGCGATATTTTGATATCGGGGCGTGGGGATGTTGTCACCGAGGAGTTGACATCACGATCGGACATAATTTTGGCGGATGAGGATGGGAATGCCAGCGACAGGGATGTCGTCGGCGGCAATGGCGGTGATATTGCGATTACAACGCTCGGAGACGTTACTTCATCCTTTATAGCTGCACTATCGTTCACAATCAATGATTCAGGTACGTCAACAGCAGGCGATGGTGGAGATATTACGCTTTCATCCATCAATGGAGATATTACGGTTACCGATACGCTAGACTCTTCATCTTACTTACTAGTTACTGAGGGGGATGTGACAGGGGGAGATGGTGGAGATATTACGATCGCGACCAATACTGGAGATATCACCACCGCATTTGTAGAAACAGCAGCGATCGCCAACACAGAAGTTGGAGATGCTGTCGGGGGGCAATCAGGAAATCTTTCTCTCAGAACAACTTCCGGCGATATCACTATGAGTTCGCCGATCCCCATTGATGATCTCGCTCGGGTATCCGCATCTGCGGTCACAGAGTCTACTGAGGGGGATGTGACAGGGGGAGTCGGAGGAGATGTTACGTTCGCTACCGATACTGGGAATATCACCACCACATTTTTAGAGTCAGTGGCAATCACTGAAACAAACATTGGAGACGCTGTCGGAGGGCAAGGAGGAAATCTTTCCTTCAGTACAACTTCCGGCGATATCACCATGAATGCGACTTTTAGTACTAATTTTGTGGCCACGTATTCGAACACAAGCACTAATGTGGGAAATGTCCGAGGAGGTGATAGTGGCAGTATCTCGGTGACAACTGTCAGCGGTAATTTTAGAACTGTGGGAGTTGCTCCATCTGGTGACTCACTAATTTTCACAGCTTCTTCTTTTGCACTCCTAGGCGACGATAGTACGACCGAGGAGATAATTGGCGGCAATGGGGGCGATATCGCGATCTCAACTATCTCTGGTGATGTTGACACCGCATCTTTGACTTCGTACTCGTTCTCATATTCATCGTCGGAGCTATTTAGTGGCAATATCACTGGGGGCAATGCGGGTGATGTTGCCATCTCGACGGTTTCTGGCAACGTTACGGCTGAGAGTATTGACGCCATTTCTCTGTCGGGGCCATCCGACGGCAATGTCAGGGGCGGCAATGGCGGCAATATTACGGTCTCAACCACCACGGGCGATATCGCCCTCCGTCAAAGTGACATCGATTCATTTGCCTTTGTGTCCACTGGCTTAGCCGGGAATGGGGGCGACATTAGGATTACAACTGAGCAAGGCAACTTGATAGGAATAGGAGAAAATTCTCCATCTCTCAGAACATTTGCTATCTCCGACAGTGGTTTTGGGACCGGTAATGGTGGCAACGTTACCTTGGCCGCTCAAAATCAGATTACCAACTTAAACATTTTCACACTGGCCTCTGCCGCAGAGGCCGGAACGGTTGAAGTCACTGGATCTGGCGATCTGGTCTTGGACAATGTCAACACTGTGACCAGTACAGCCATAGAGCTTGATATCCCAGGTGAAGAGACAATTACCTTTGAGGAAGGCAGTATTAGCCAATCGGGAGACGTCACCATTACTGGAGCCAGCGACCTCACCTTTACTAATAGCCGCATCGAAAGTACGACCCAGGGGCCTAACCCGGCAGGGGATGTCCGCATCGAGAGTCCAGGACTGATTACCTTTCAGGGCAACAGTCAAATTTCCAGTAACACCAACAGCACAGGGAATGCTGGCGCAATTCAGATTGAGTCAGACACGGGGATTGTGCTCACTGGCCCCGAGGTTTCACTGGCGGCCATCAGCAATGGCGACGGCAGTGCGGGCAATATTGACCTCAATGCCCCTGACATTACGGTGGAACAGGGAGCCGAAATTTCCACTGTGACCACTGCCGACGGCAGAGCGGGAGACATTCGACTCGACACCGAGACCCTCAACCTAACCAACGGCAGCAGAATTCTAGCCGCATCATCGGGGGCTGGCGATGGGGGTGAGATTGTCGTCAATGCCGCCACGGCGGTGAACTTGGGGGAAGGGGTACAGGATTTTGCCCCCATTATTTCTGTAGAAACCAGTGGGTCGGGCAGAGCTGGGGATATCACCATCAACACGCCCACCTTCACCCTCTCAGAGACAGCACGAATTACGGCCACAGCCACCGAAACAGCCACCAATACTGAGGTTGGGGGAAGCATTACCCTCAACGCCTCGGAGATGGATTTAGCCGGCGTGGTGGGGATCTTTGCCGAAACCGAGGGGCAAGCCCCAGCGGGTATTCTGACCCTCCAACCGTTTGATGCCAACTTTGAACAGGATGCACCTCAATTTGACCCCGAGTTGAACGTCACCCTAGCTCCAGGAGCGGAAATCTCAGCTTCTACCTCTGGTACAGGACAAGGCGGTGGTTTGCAAATTTTTGCGCCGGAGGCCATTACAATCGCAGGCCCTGGTCGTCTTGCCGTTGAAACCCGAGGGGCTGGGGATGGCGGCGATATTGAAATTCGCACACGGCAGTTAACCCTGACTGATGGGGTTGAAGTCTCGGCCTCGACGTTTGCTGATGCTCCCGTTCCCCTCATTGAAACAACGACAGTAGAGACGGTGGAGTTGGTGGATGCGCCCCCTGATGCCGTTGAGGTGGGAGATGCCGGGCAAACAGTGGACACTATACAAGTCGCGAGTGACCAACCTGGGACTCCCCTAGAGAGTATTTCAGGCTCGCTGTCGGAAGAGGGGGATGTCGATCTTTATCAAATTTATCTATCTGGGAATGGCACATTCTCAGCCAGCACCGTAGGCGGTGCTGAAATCGATACACAGTTATTTTTATTTGGTGCTCCTGATGGCTTAGGCATCTACGGTAACGATGATGATGGCAGTCTTCAATCCACCCTACCCGCACAGACTATACTCACGCCTACAGAAGCAGGTACTTATTATCTTGCCGTGAGTGCTTTTGGTGATAGTCCTCTCAGTGAAGCAGGAGAAGAAATTTTTCCAGATGGCGACTTTAATGCTGTCAAAGCACCAACTGGGCCGGGGGGGACTTTGCCACTGGCAGACTGGACTGGTTTCGGTGACCAAGTCGGTGACTACACCATCAGCCTGACTGGGGTAGAAGTTGAGCCGATTGCAATCACCACACTAACGGAGGTAGAGAACGTCATCGGTTTCCAAGAACCAGGGGATGCAGGCGATATCAATATCTTTGCAGACACCTTTAACCTCACAAACGGAGCAACGCTACAGACCAACACCGAGGGCATCGGGGCTGCTGGGACGATCGCCCTCACCATTGACGACACCTTGAATTTGGACCAAGGGGAAATTGCCGCTAATACCAGCGCCACGGCCAGTGGTCGGGGAGGCAACATTGAAGTCGACGCTGGGAGGGTGCAACTGAGCGACAGCCGCCTGACGGTGAATAGCCAGGGGCAGGGAATCGGCGGTGACATCCTGGTTGTGGCCGACTCGCTCTTTTTAGAGCAGAGGTCAGCAATTGATGCGGCGACCGCCAGTAGTGACGGGGGCAATATCACGCTGAACCTGGAAGAGGTCCTGCTGTTGTCGGATCAAAGTGAGATTACCGCCACTGCTGGGATTGCTGGTGGGGAAGGGGACGGTGGCAACATCGATATCAACGCTGAGTTTGTAGTCGCAGCTCCAGATGGCCCCAACCGCATTACGGCCAATGCCTTTGGGGGAGATGGAGGCAATATCACTATCTCCACGACCGCTTTGCTCGGAGAGCAATTTTTAGAGATTTCGGCCTCTTCGCGTTTTGGGTTAGATGGCTCAATCACCATTGACTCACCCGATATCGACCCGGCTAATTCCCTGGTTGAGCTACCCAGCAATCTGGTCGATGCGAGTCGCTTGATTGCCGATGCCTGTCCTGTGGATGGCAGTCACGGGCGATCGCAATTTGTCGCCACTGGACGCGGGGGCCTGCCCACCCTGCCCACCAGCTACCCCACCGGCACGCTCCTATTGCCGGATTTAGGGCCGCTAGCCACAACTCCACCCGATGCCCCCACCACAAATCGGCAGGAAGCTCAATCCTTGAGCATCGCGGCCAACGGTGACATCGTGTTAGCTGCCAATCCAGCCAGCGCCCTCGATAGCTTGCTATGGGATGCCCGTCAGGCGTATCAGCACGCGGACTATGCCACCGCTGCCGCCCTCTGGCGGGAAGCGGTCGAGGCTTTAGCCCACAGCAATGACCCAGTGGCCTATGCCTCGACCCTGAGCAATTTGGCCCTGGCTCATCATCATCTGGGGGAGTGGGAACAAGCTCAGGGCGCGATCGCCACAACCCAGCAGGTGCTCACGACCGAACTGGCCACCGCGCATCCCTGGCTGGTGGCTCAGACGTTCAATACCCAGGCGAGTTTGCAGTTGGCCCGAGGCGATGCCCAAGCGGCCCTGGATGTCTGGCAGCAAGCGGCTGATGCCTATGCCCAGGCGGGGAATGCCGGGGGCGAACTGCGGGTCTTGCTGAATCAGACCCAGGCTTGGCAATCCCTGGGGTTCTATCCCCGTGCGGAGGCTCAGCTGGAGGCGATCGCCACCGCGTTGACCGAGCAGCCGCCCTCCTCGGTGCAGGCGCTTACCCTCCTGAATTTGGGGACGGTGTTACGGGCGCGAGGGGAAACTGAGCGATCGCAGCAGATCCTGGAATCGGCCCTGTCAGTGACCCAAACATTGAACGAGCCCACCCTGGCCAGCACCATTCAGCTGAATCTCGGCCACACTGCTCAGGCGCAGACCAACACCGACCAAGCACTTGCCTATTACCAAGCGGCAGCGGCAGCGGCTCCCACGCCCGTGGTGCAATTGCAAGCTCAAGTGAGCCAGTTAGACATCCTCGCGACCCAAAACGCCGCCGCTGCCCAGACCCTCTGGTCAGACATATCCCACACGCTTCAGACCCATCCTCTGTTGGCTAGTCGGGACGCGATCTACGTCCAGCTTCACCTGGCCGTAACACTCCTGCAAGCCGACGCGACCCTGGCGTCGCCCGACCAAATCATGAGCCTGCTGCTCACGGCGGGCCAGCAAGCCCAACGGCTAGAAGATACCACCGCCCAAACCTACACCCTCGGCTATCAGGCCCAGGTCTACCGCCAGACGCAGCAGTGGGCTGAGGCGCAATCTCTAACCGAAAAGGCGCTACAGCAGGCACAAGTCCTCGAATCCCCTGAGATGATTTATCAATGGGCGGAGCAATTGGGACAATTGCGTCGGGAACAGGGCGATCGTGCTGGTGCTATTGCCGCTTACACCGAAGCTGTGAACGCCCTGAGTAGCCTGCGAGGCGATTTAATTGCCAGTGGGGATGAGGTCCAGTTTACATTCCGCGATACGGTCGAACCCGTGTATCGCGAGCTGGTGAAATTATTGTTGCAAGGCGATGTCGAACACGCCGTTGATCCGGCCAACCTCATCGAGGCCCGACGGCTGATTGAAAACCTGCAGTTGGCGGAGGTCCAGGACTATTTCCAAGATGCTTGTGTGACCGCAACGACGATCGAAGCCGATGACGTCGACCCGACTGCGGCTGTCATCTACCCCATCCTGCTGGACGATCGCCTGGATGTGATTGTCAGTGTAGCGGGACAACCCATGCACCATCACAGTACGCCCATTGCCGCCGAGCAGGTAGAGCAAACGGCGCATCAACTATTGGAAACACTCACGACGGCTTTGGGTTCCGGACAGGACAGCACCACTCAGAAGTTACAGCAGGTTTATAACTGGATTCTGGCCCCCGTCGCGGCAACCTTGGAGCAACAGCAAATTGAGACTCTGGTCTTTGTCGCTGATGGGATTTTGCGGACGCTGCCTCTAACCGCTCTCCATGATGGCGAGCAGTATCTGATGGAGCGCTATAACGTGGTGTCCTCTCCCGGTCTCAACCTGTTGGACCCACGTCCACTGGAGCGGCAAGACTTACAGATGCTGGCGGGAGGTCTCAGTGAATCTCGTCCTGGGTTTCCGCCCCTGCCCTTTGTGGCGGATGAACTGCAGCAAATCACGACTCAAATCCCGAATCATCAGGTGTTGTTTAATCAGAACCTCACAAAAGAGAACTTAGCTGGCAGCTTAGCCACGGTCCCTGCCGGTGTTGTTCATCTGGCGACCCATGGGACGTTCGGGACAAGCGCGGAGGAAACCTTTATTCTCACCTGGGATGGCAAACTCACCATCAAGGAACTCGGCAGCCTCCTGCAAACCCGTAATCGCAGTAGCAATACCCCTATCGAGTTATTGGTGTTCAGCGCCTGCCGAACAGCCGCGGGGGATAGTCGAGCCGTGTTAGGGATTGCTGGGATGGCTATTCGCTCGGGAGTGCGCAGTACGCTGGCGGGGCTATGGCCCTTAGATGATCAAGCCACGGCTGTGTTTATGGAGCATTTTTATGAGGCACTGGCTCAACCCGAGGCTACCAAGGGCGAGGCCTTTCGTCAGGCACAGCTGGCACTGATGCAGGATCCTCGGTTTAGTACCCCTTATTATTGGAGTCCGTTTGTGATGGTGGGCAATTGGTTATAA
- a CDS encoding CHASE2 domain-containing protein, producing the protein MYIGLLPGLLFLVLITAGRLAGAFQLLEWRTLDAFLRSHPSETIDERILLVGIDERSIRAAGTYPISDQQLAHLLQTLQAHQPRVIGLDLFRDLPVEPGHQEMAAAMRDMDNLIGIERVLPPQVAPPPNLPSNQVGFVDLLPDGDGRQRRVLLGTQTDQGFRFSLGLLLAQTYLAAEGIPLSNGIRDRSTMRFGEAELPRVKAKFGGYVGTNAGGGDVQILLNFRKGANTFRFVSFQDALADNFNPEWVRDRIVLIGSTAPSIQDHFNVAATSTISQEDSLVYGVEIQAHAVSQIIDAALNQRPLIKSWPDWAEYLWILGWGILGIGFARYLRSPLQSLFWVSISLVGVTGISYLALLVGWWLPLVPAVASLLLNSAGLAAFYQYDRVIQTQIKAQQQVVTLLEQAKSDLEIKVAERTAELQKSNAELQQSNVELDQAREVAETASRAKSSFLAQISHELRTPLNSILGFGQLMAQDQTLSQINQNRVRLINQTGEHFLGLINDILTLSKLESNKQTLHEATFELKALIETIAALFQLRIEQKGLTFLIEVSPTIPQKLIGDAPKLRQVLINLLSNALKFTHTGTITLRVGERQLPQGLYLHFEVEDTGTGIAASELHKLFEPFVQTESGENTKTGTGLGLAISKQLIQLMGGDLKVLSQVGKGSIFTFTVQVQIAPAKASLDAQAASKLALSVSGEGLPLQQAAPNLERALVSIDASVTTPLSVKAITAELTTMPPDWLHDLYWAAFKLEGRQVMALLETLTASQETAAKYLVSLAEGYQYRKIAELIKPMLSGDRKHVE; encoded by the coding sequence ATATATATTGGGCTACTACCAGGTTTACTGTTTCTGGTATTGATTACAGCCGGACGACTAGCCGGTGCGTTTCAACTGCTAGAGTGGCGTACTTTGGATGCCTTTTTACGATCGCACCCCTCAGAAACTATAGATGAGCGGATATTACTGGTGGGCATCGACGAGCGATCGATTCGAGCCGCTGGCACTTATCCAATTTCCGATCAACAGTTGGCGCATCTGCTGCAAACTCTGCAGGCCCATCAGCCGCGCGTCATCGGCCTTGATTTATTTAGAGATTTGCCCGTTGAACCTGGTCATCAAGAAATGGCTGCAGCTATGCGGGACATGGATAATTTGATTGGGATTGAGAGAGTCTTACCCCCACAGGTTGCGCCACCGCCAAACCTCCCTTCTAATCAAGTTGGGTTTGTTGATCTCCTGCCCGATGGGGATGGTCGTCAACGTCGAGTGCTGTTAGGGACTCAAACGGATCAAGGGTTCCGATTTTCTCTAGGGCTGCTACTGGCACAAACCTATCTAGCAGCGGAAGGCATTCCACTGAGTAATGGGATCCGCGATCGCTCCACGATGCGATTTGGAGAGGCCGAGTTGCCCCGAGTCAAAGCGAAATTTGGCGGCTACGTTGGAACCAATGCTGGCGGTGGAGATGTGCAAATACTGCTGAACTTTCGCAAGGGTGCCAATACCTTTCGATTTGTTTCATTTCAAGATGCTTTGGCGGACAATTTCAACCCTGAATGGGTGCGAGATCGCATTGTTCTGATAGGAAGCACCGCGCCCAGCATCCAAGATCACTTTAATGTTGCTGCCACCTCCACCATCAGCCAAGAGGACAGCTTGGTCTATGGGGTTGAGATTCAGGCCCATGCTGTCAGTCAGATAATCGATGCGGCCCTCAATCAACGCCCCCTCATTAAAAGTTGGCCCGATTGGGCAGAGTACCTGTGGATTTTAGGTTGGGGAATTCTAGGCATTGGTTTTGCCAGATATCTGCGATCGCCCCTCCAAAGTTTGTTTTGGGTATCCATCAGCCTGGTTGGGGTAACGGGTATCAGTTATTTAGCTCTACTAGTGGGATGGTGGCTTCCCCTAGTCCCTGCAGTCGCTAGTCTACTTTTGAACAGTGCCGGACTAGCCGCCTTTTATCAATATGATCGCGTCATTCAAACCCAAATAAAGGCTCAGCAGCAAGTCGTCACGCTCTTGGAGCAAGCGAAATCAGACCTAGAAATCAAAGTAGCTGAGCGTACCGCCGAACTCCAAAAGTCCAATGCCGAACTCCAACAATCGAATGTGGAGTTAGACCAGGCCAGAGAAGTCGCTGAGACAGCAAGTCGAGCTAAGAGCAGCTTTCTAGCTCAAATTAGTCACGAGTTACGCACCCCGCTCAACTCTATCCTAGGGTTCGGCCAACTGATGGCCCAGGATCAAACTCTCTCTCAGATCAACCAAAACCGCGTGCGCTTGATCAATCAGACGGGCGAACATTTCTTAGGTCTGATTAACGATATTCTGACCCTAAGCAAACTGGAATCTAACAAACAAACCTTACATGAAGCGACCTTTGAGTTGAAGGCGCTGATTGAAACGATTGCGGCCCTGTTTCAACTACGCATTGAACAGAAAGGGCTGACTTTCTTAATTGAGGTTTCACCCACGATACCCCAGAAGCTGATTGGTGATGCTCCTAAGTTGCGGCAGGTATTAATTAACTTGCTCAGCAATGCGCTCAAATTTACCCACACCGGTACAATCACTCTGCGTGTCGGAGAACGCCAACTGCCACAGGGCCTCTATTTACACTTCGAGGTTGAAGATACAGGGACAGGAATTGCGGCGTCTGAGTTACACAAACTTTTTGAACCCTTTGTGCAGACGGAAAGTGGTGAAAACACGAAAACGGGAACTGGGTTGGGTTTAGCCATCAGTAAACAACTTATCCAGCTGATGGGGGGGGATCTCAAGGTTTTGAGTCAGGTGGGGAAAGGCAGCATCTTTACCTTCACAGTTCAGGTTCAGATAGCCCCTGCAAAAGCTAGTTTGGACGCACAGGCAGCGTCCAAACTAGCTCTATCAGTTAGTGGCGAGGGCCTCCCTTTACAACAAGCAGCGCCCAACTTAGAACGGGCGCTTGTTTCCATAGATGCATCGGTGACAACTCCCTTGAGTGTCAAGGCGATCACAGCCGAACTCACCACGATGCCTCCAGATTGGCTGCATGACTTATATTGGGCTGCGTTTAAGTTAGAGGGTCGACAGGTGATGGCTTTACTGGAGACTCTGACCGCGTCCCAGGAAACGGCGGCGAAATATTTAGTGAGCTTGGCCGAGGGGTATCAATATCGCAAGATTGCAGAACTGATCAAACCGATGTTGTCGGGCGATCGCAAGCATGTGGAGTGA
- a CDS encoding DUF928 domain-containing protein, producing the protein MHNTRKYLFPQRFTRQSLDPKACCQLAAGFLLTSFTVTPLAALAQTYQPPAGDPPSGPVVSSGTRDSCGENYEIPLTVLAPTQHVGQTATTTPTLAWFVPTTDSYRIKLSLYTLNENQPPELLQQIQYVESASGIVSFTLPEEEFQLNSGQRYLWEVNLACIPDSPTYSQLFISELDIQEPSAALISALAVAQTPLERAEVYAGAGYWYDALREALTAPENSDTDEFARSLLYQLAESEGGTHGQFLTQIADTFEATAP; encoded by the coding sequence GTGCACAACACAAGGAAATATCTATTCCCACAGCGGTTTACCAGACAATCATTAGATCCAAAGGCCTGTTGCCAACTAGCCGCCGGTTTTCTCCTGACCTCATTTACAGTAACGCCTTTAGCTGCCTTGGCTCAAACATATCAGCCCCCTGCCGGTGATCCTCCGAGTGGCCCCGTTGTATCCAGTGGAACGCGTGACAGTTGTGGTGAAAACTATGAGATTCCCCTAACTGTGTTGGCCCCAACTCAGCATGTAGGGCAAACCGCTACTACTACCCCAACGCTCGCCTGGTTTGTGCCAACGACAGATTCTTATCGCATCAAACTCTCTCTTTATACGCTTAATGAGAATCAGCCTCCTGAATTACTGCAGCAAATCCAGTATGTCGAAAGTGCTTCAGGAATCGTCAGTTTCACCTTACCAGAGGAAGAATTCCAGCTGAATTCGGGACAACGTTACCTGTGGGAGGTGAACCTTGCCTGCATACCAGACTCACCGACGTATAGCCAATTATTTATTTCTGAGTTAGATATCCAGGAACCTTCTGCTGCACTGATTTCAGCCCTAGCGGTTGCCCAAACACCACTGGAAAGAGCAGAAGTTTACGCAGGTGCTGGTTATTGGTATGACGCTTTACGCGAAGCTCTGACTGCTCCAGAGAATTCAGACACGGATGAATTTGCAAGATCTCTGCTATATCAGCTGGCTGAATCAGAAGGCGGTACCCATGGTCAGTTTTTGACCCAAATTGCAGACACATTTGAGGCGACTGCGCCTTGA
- a CDS encoding DUF4915 domain-containing protein codes for MRYFQLLLKQLGVSLVVSTYQAGKVVLVRADKETLNTHFRVLQKPMG; via the coding sequence CTGAGATACTTTCAGCTCCTGCTTAAACAACTGGGAGTCTCCCTCGTAGTTTCCACGTATCAAGCGGGAAAAGTTGTTCTGGTTCGTGCTGACAAAGAAACGTTGAATACTCATTTTCGGGTGCTGCAAAAACCGATGGGTTAG